The DNA segment GCCGCCGGGGTGTTCACCAACACCGTCTTCGGTTTCATCATGGCGTACACCTACATCGCGCTCTGGGACGAGCGCCCGCACCTCGGCGGCTACGACCAGTCGCAGGCCCTCACCTACGTCTGGCTCGGCCAGGCGATGCTGGCGACGATGGCGCTGCTGGGCGGCGGCGGGGAGGACGAACTCATCGAGCGTATCCGCACCGGTGACATCGCGATCGACCTCTACCGCCCGGTCGACCTGCAACTCTGGTGGATGGCAGGCGACTTGGGGCGGGCCGCCTTCCAGCTCATCGGGCGCGGGGCGGCGCCCATGGCACTGGGGGCGCTCGCGTTCCACCTCGCGCTGCCGGCCGACCCTTTCGTGTGGCTCGCGTTCCTGGTCTCGCTGCTCTTCGGGGTGATCGTCAGCTTCGCGATCCGCTATCTCGTGGCGCTCTCCGCGTTCTGGCTGATGGACGGGGCGGGTGTCGCGCAGATCGCGGGGATCTCCGGAATGTTCTTCTCCGGGATGCTGCTGCCGCTGAACCTCTTCCCCGGCGTGCTGGGCGACGTGGCCCGGGTGCTGCCCTGGTCGGTGCTGCTCCAGGTACCGGCCGACATCCTCCTGGGCAAGCGGACCGGCTGGGACCTGGTGACGGCGTACGCGTTCCAGCTCGGCTGGGCCGTGGTGCTGCTCGGCGCCGGGCGGCTGCTGCAGTCCGCCGCGACCAGGAGGGTGGTGGTGCAGGGTGGCTGAGGGGCTGCGTGCCTACTGGCTGATCGCGGGCATGTGGATCCGCTCGACGATGGCGTACCGGGCGTCGTTCGTGATGACGGCCTTCGGCAACTTCGCGGCGACCGGGCTCGACTTCGCCGCGATCCTGCTGATGTTCTCGCACGTCGACCGGCTCGGCGGCTACTCGCTCGGCGAGATCGCCTTCCTGTACGGGAGCGCTTCGACCGCCTTCGGCATCTCCGACCTGGTGATGGGCTCGATGGACCGGCTGGGCCGCCGGGTGCGCGACGGGACGCTGGACACGCTCCTGGTGCGCCCCGTCCCGGTCATCGCCCAGATCGCGGCGGACCGCTTCGCCCTGCGCAGACTGGGCCGGATCACCCAGGGGCTGCTGATCCTCGGGTACGGGCTGGCGGTCGTCGATGTCCACTGGACGCCGCTGAAGGTCCTGATGGTGCCGATGATGGTGCTCAGCGGCGGGGTGGTCTTCTCGGCGGTGTTCGTGGCGGGGGCGGCGTTCCAGTTCTGGGCGCAGGACGCGTCGGAGGTGCAGAACTCCTTCACGTACGGAGGGGTGACGCTGCTCCAGTACCCGCCGACGATCTTCGCGAAGGACCTGCTGCGCGGGGTGACCTTCGTGTTCCCGCTGGCCTTCGTCAACTGGCTGCCCGCGCTGTACGTGCTGGGCCGGCCGTACCCGCTGGACCTGCCGGAGTGGCTGGCGTTCCTGCCGCCCGTAGTGGCCGTGGTGTGCTGCGCGCTGGCGGGGGTGGCGTGGCGGGCGGGGCTGAGGTCGTACCGGAGCACGGGGAGTTAGGGATCGTCCGGCCGATCCTCGGCATCCGGGGCGCCGTACGCTTCCCGCGCGCCGGCGCAGGCTCAGGCGCGTCGGCCCCAATGCCCGCGGTGGATGACTTCGTCCAGCGGCTTGTCGGAGCAGTGCCGGATCATGCGCCGACGCCGGGTCACCTCGGAGCATTCCATGCGGCCGGATCCTGCCACGCCCCTTGGTGAAAGCCCATGGGGAGGAGCCTGGATGCTCTTCGCGATGGGGCGCGAGAAGTGCAGGACCGGGCTCAGCCGCCCGGGGCCCGGTGCGGGCTGCTCGATGCTGCCGCCCTCGCTCCGGGCCGGCTTGGCCGCGCACTCGCTCGTGAGCTCGACCGCGACGGGCTGGGGGAGTGTCGTTATTGCGTAGATTCAAGCGTTTCCCGTAGAGAGGACACGTTCATGAGTCTTTGACTGGAGGCTGGTTCATGCATGCAGCACACGGTGTCAGCAGGCGCACCTTGCTGGCGTCCGCCCCGGCCCTGGCCGCCGGCCTGCGGCTCGCCCCGCGGGCCGCGGCGGCGGCGCCGTTTCCTCAGCCGCCCCTGATCCGTTCGAAGAACGGCGTCCTGTCGGCCACCCTGCGGGTCGCCTTCACCCGTGGCGTGCTCCCCGGGGTCGGCAACGTCAACCTCCGGCTCTACAACGGGCATGTCAATGGGCCGACGCTGCGCCTGGGGCCGGGCGAGCTGCTCGACCTCACCCACATCAACAACCTGCCGCCCAATCCCGACCAGGAGTCCCACGGCGACCACAACATCCCGCACAAGTTCAACTCGTTCAATGTGCACACCCACGGCCTCCATGTGTCACCGGCCGGGAACGCCGACAACGTCTTCCGTGAATTCGCCCCCTACGATCCGGCCCACGGCCTGACCACGCGGAGCTACGTCAGCCGGATCGAGATTCCCGCCGACCACGAGGGCGGCACGTTCTGGTACCACCCCCATGTGCACGGCTCGGCCGCCGTGCAACTCTCCGGCGGCCTGATGGGCGCGCTGATCGTGGAAGGCAGGATCGACCGGGTCCCCGAGATCTCCGCGGCGCGGGATGTCGTGATGTGCGTCGGCGAGCTCAAGCTGTCCAAGGGCCAGGTCCCCGATCTGCGCGCCGAGGACGACCTGAGTTCGCTGCCGTCGACCTTCGTCGTGAACGGCAACTACCGGCCCGTACACCGGCTGCGCGTCGGCGAGGTGCAACGCTGGCGGCTGATCAACGCATCCGCGTTCACCGTCCTGCCGGTCGAGCTGGAGGGACACACCCTGCACCAGATCGCCATGGACGGGATCGCCTTCACCCGGCCCGTCGAGCGCGACCGCGTCACCCTGGCCATGGGGAACCGCGCCGACGTCCTGGTCAGGGCGGAGCGGCCCGGCACCTACCGGATCATGGCGGGCAGCACGCTCCTGGCCACCGTCGTCGTGGTCGACGGGCCCGCGACGAGGATGGAACTTCCCGCCGAACTGCCGGGCCCCACGCCGTTCATCGACCCGGGCGAGGTGGTGCGCCGCCGCTCCCTGACCTTCCACAGCGACACGGACGCCTTCCCCGGGCAGCGGTTCACCCACGCGTTCCGCATCACCGGTGACGGAGCGACGCCCGCCACGCACGATCCGGCCGACCCCGCCGATCCCACGTACGGGCGGTTCGACCCTTCGTACGTCAACCACACCCTGCGGCTCGGCGACACCGAGGAGTGGACTCTCCACAACGACTCGGCCGGCCACTCCAACCACCCGTTCCACCTGCACACCAATCACTTCCTGGTCACCGCAGTCGACGGACGCCCGCTGGACACGCCGGTCTGGCAGGACACCATCGGCATCAACCGCGCCGGTTCGGTGACCCTGCGCGTCCGCTTCAAGGACTTCGCGGGCCGGGCCCTCGTGCACTGCCATCACCTTCAGCACGAGGACAGGGGCATGATGCAGCTCGTCGACTACGTCCGTTGACGGTGCGCCGACCACGTCCGTGCCATGCCCCGCCGGACGGTGCCCGGCGGTCTGCGAAATCCGCTCGCTGCGCGAGGACGGCCGTTGATACGCTCGCCGACTCATGGAAGCGAACGCGGCGCACGAGATGATCACCGTTCCGGCGGGGCGGGTGACGCTGTCGGACCGGCGGACCCGGCGCAGTTGGCCGGTCGAGGTGGCCGCCTTCAAGCTCGCCCCCCAGCCGGTCACCCAGGCGCGGTACGCACAGGTCACCGGCGCGTGGCCGAGCACAGCGACAGGCGACCGGCTGCCCGTCGAGGGCGTTTCGTGGGGGGACGCGGTCCGGTACTGCAACGCCCTGTCGCGGCGCGAGGGGCTGGCACCCGCGTACCGCATCCCCGGCGAAGGCGATGGAGACCACGCAGGCGACGGCGCGGGGGAGCGGGCCGCCGCCGAGGGGACCGAGTGGGACCCGTCCGCCGACGGGTACCGGCTGCCGACCGAGGCCGAGTGGGAGTACGCCTGCCGGGCCGGCACGGAGGGGCCCCGGTACGGGCCGCTCGACGAGATCGCCTGGCAGCGCGGCAACGCGCAGGACCGGATCCACGAGGTGGGGGGCAAGCGCCCCAACGCGTGGGGTCTGCACGACATGCTGGGCAACGTCTGGGAGTGGTGCTGGGACCTCTACGACCCCGAGGTCTACGGCACCTACCGGGTGCTCCGGGGCGCCGGATGGTTCGACGAGGAGTGGAGCTGCCGGGCCTCGGTGCGCCGCCGCAGCCACCCGACGTTCCGGATCGACGACGTGGGGTTCCGCGTCGCGCGCTCCGTCCCACGGTGAAGGCGCGGTCGGCGAGGATCGCGCAGCGGACGAACGCTCTGCGTACGAAGGGAGTTGGCCTGCCATGAACGTGAACGACGACTTCATCGAACTCGAAGCTCTGGAGAAGGTCTTCGACGTCCACCGCAAGTCCGGCTTTCTGCGCCGGGAGAAGCACCAGGTCCGCGCCGTCGACGGCATCAGCTTCCGGGTCGCCCGGGGCGAGATGGTCGGCTACATCGGGCCGAACGGTGCGGGCAAGTCCACCACCATCAAGATGCTCACCGGCATCCTCACCCCCAGCGCGGGCCGCATCCGCGTCGCGGGTCTCGACCCCTCCCGTGAGCGGACGAAGCTCGCGCAGCGCATCGGCGTGGTCTTCGGCCAGCGCACCACCCTCTGGTGGGACCTGCCGCTGCGCGACTCGTACCGGCTGGCCCACCGGATGTACCGCATCCCCGACGCGCGCTTCCGCGAGAACCTGGACCGCTGTGTCGAACTGCTCGACCTGGCCGAGCTGTTGGAGGTCCCGGTACGTCAGCTCTCGCTCGGCCAGCGGATGCGCGGCGACATCGCGGCGGCGCTGCTGCACGACCCGGAAGTCCTCTATCTGGACGAGCCGACGATCGGGCTCGACGTCATCTCCAAGGCCAAGGTCCGCGGCTTCCTGCGGGATCTGAACGCCGAGCACGGCACCACCGTCCTGCTCACCACGCACGATCTGACCGACATCGAGCAGCTCTGCAAGCGGGTGATGGTGATCGACCACGGCCGGCTGATGTACGACGGCGCGCAGGCGGGGCTGCACGAGGTGGGCGAGAGCGAGCGGACCCTGGTGGTGGATCTGGAGCGGGAACTGCCGCCGATCGACATTCCGTCGGCCCGCAACGTCCGGGTGGAGGGGCCCCGCCAGTGGCTGGCCTTCCCGGCGTCGGCCTCGGCCGCCCCGCTCGTCGCGGCCGTCGCCGCCGCGTACCCGCTGGTCGACCTCGCGGTACGGGAGCCCGACATCGAGGCCGTCATCGCGAAGATGTACGCGGACCGCAGCTACCAGTAGTCCCGGCCGGGGACTACCGCGGTCGCGCGGCAGGGCAGACTTTCAGGCACCGGGCTCAGGCACCGGCCTCAGGCGCTGGCCGGGGCGGACTTGGTCAGTGCGTCCAGGTCCAGGGTCATCGCCATCCGGCGGTAACCGGCGTCGCTCGGGTGCAGGTGGTCGCCGGAGTCGAACTGCGGCCGGAGCCTGCTCGGCGCGTACGGGTCGCGCAGGGCCTTGTCGAAGTCGACCACCGAGTCGTAGACACCGCCCGCCCTGATGGTCGCGTTGACCTCCTGGCGTACGGTCTCCAGCTGCGGGGTCACCCCCAGATGGCCGCCGAACGGCATCAGCGTCGACCCGACCACGTGCAGCCCCCGCGCCCGCGCCTCCTGGGCCAGCTTGCGCAGACCGTCGGTGATCTGCCGCGCGCTCACGTTGTGCGGCAGGCGCAGGATGTCGTTGATGCCCAGTTCGATGACCACCGACTTCGCCCCGGACCGCGCGAGCACATCCCGGTCGAAGCGGTCGAGGCCGCTCTGCCCCTTGCCGGCGAGCAGGACGCGGTTGCCGCTGATGCCTTCGTTCAGCACCCCGTAGTGGCCGTCGAGCCGCGCGGCCAGCACGTCGGTCCAGCGCTGGTTGGTGTCCGCGGTGGAGGTGATGCCGTCGGTGATCGAGTCGCCGAAGACCACGACCGAGCCGCGGGCCTCGTGGGTGAGGACGTCCACGGCGGTGAGGTAGCGCCAGTAGGGCGTCTCGACGGTGTG comes from the Streptomyces sp. NBC_01471 genome and includes:
- a CDS encoding ABC-2 family transporter protein, which produces MRLYAVVAAGGFRRFATYRVATAAGVFTNTVFGFIMAYTYIALWDERPHLGGYDQSQALTYVWLGQAMLATMALLGGGGEDELIERIRTGDIAIDLYRPVDLQLWWMAGDLGRAAFQLIGRGAAPMALGALAFHLALPADPFVWLAFLVSLLFGVIVSFAIRYLVALSAFWLMDGAGVAQIAGISGMFFSGMLLPLNLFPGVLGDVARVLPWSVLLQVPADILLGKRTGWDLVTAYAFQLGWAVVLLGAGRLLQSAATRRVVVQGG
- a CDS encoding ABC transporter permease produces the protein MAEGLRAYWLIAGMWIRSTMAYRASFVMTAFGNFAATGLDFAAILLMFSHVDRLGGYSLGEIAFLYGSASTAFGISDLVMGSMDRLGRRVRDGTLDTLLVRPVPVIAQIAADRFALRRLGRITQGLLILGYGLAVVDVHWTPLKVLMVPMMVLSGGVVFSAVFVAGAAFQFWAQDASEVQNSFTYGGVTLLQYPPTIFAKDLLRGVTFVFPLAFVNWLPALYVLGRPYPLDLPEWLAFLPPVVAVVCCALAGVAWRAGLRSYRSTGS
- a CDS encoding multicopper oxidase family protein, producing the protein MHAAHGVSRRTLLASAPALAAGLRLAPRAAAAAPFPQPPLIRSKNGVLSATLRVAFTRGVLPGVGNVNLRLYNGHVNGPTLRLGPGELLDLTHINNLPPNPDQESHGDHNIPHKFNSFNVHTHGLHVSPAGNADNVFREFAPYDPAHGLTTRSYVSRIEIPADHEGGTFWYHPHVHGSAAVQLSGGLMGALIVEGRIDRVPEISAARDVVMCVGELKLSKGQVPDLRAEDDLSSLPSTFVVNGNYRPVHRLRVGEVQRWRLINASAFTVLPVELEGHTLHQIAMDGIAFTRPVERDRVTLAMGNRADVLVRAERPGTYRIMAGSTLLATVVVVDGPATRMELPAELPGPTPFIDPGEVVRRRSLTFHSDTDAFPGQRFTHAFRITGDGATPATHDPADPADPTYGRFDPSYVNHTLRLGDTEEWTLHNDSAGHSNHPFHLHTNHFLVTAVDGRPLDTPVWQDTIGINRAGSVTLRVRFKDFAGRALVHCHHLQHEDRGMMQLVDYVR
- a CDS encoding SUMF1/EgtB/PvdO family nonheme iron enzyme; this encodes MEANAAHEMITVPAGRVTLSDRRTRRSWPVEVAAFKLAPQPVTQARYAQVTGAWPSTATGDRLPVEGVSWGDAVRYCNALSRREGLAPAYRIPGEGDGDHAGDGAGERAAAEGTEWDPSADGYRLPTEAEWEYACRAGTEGPRYGPLDEIAWQRGNAQDRIHEVGGKRPNAWGLHDMLGNVWEWCWDLYDPEVYGTYRVLRGAGWFDEEWSCRASVRRRSHPTFRIDDVGFRVARSVPR
- a CDS encoding ATP-binding cassette domain-containing protein codes for the protein MNVNDDFIELEALEKVFDVHRKSGFLRREKHQVRAVDGISFRVARGEMVGYIGPNGAGKSTTIKMLTGILTPSAGRIRVAGLDPSRERTKLAQRIGVVFGQRTTLWWDLPLRDSYRLAHRMYRIPDARFRENLDRCVELLDLAELLEVPVRQLSLGQRMRGDIAAALLHDPEVLYLDEPTIGLDVISKAKVRGFLRDLNAEHGTTVLLTTHDLTDIEQLCKRVMVIDHGRLMYDGAQAGLHEVGESERTLVVDLERELPPIDIPSARNVRVEGPRQWLAFPASASAAPLVAAVAAAYPLVDLAVREPDIEAVIAKMYADRSYQ
- a CDS encoding SGNH/GDSL hydrolase family protein, yielding MTRRRGYALLATLAAVVTLVSVGIFAMVKSPATTVSAGAPSRVSSGVPASGNWTGTWSAAPVGPEPGTPNGLPGSTIRNVVHTSIGGSLTRITLSNLFGTQPLKVTEASVAADGSVQAVTFDGRHYVTIPAGGQTISDAARIQVPSNGNVTVTFTTPSPSGPVTYHPHARQVSYASLGGHTVETPYWRYLTAVDVLTHEARGSVVVFGDSITDGITSTADTNQRWTDVLAARLDGHYGVLNEGISGNRVLLAGKGQSGLDRFDRDVLARSGAKSVVIELGINDILRLPHNVSARQITDGLRKLAQEARARGLHVVGSTLMPFGGHLGVTPQLETVRQEVNATIRAGGVYDSVVDFDKALRDPYAPSRLRPQFDSGDHLHPSDAGYRRMAMTLDLDALTKSAPASA